Proteins encoded within one genomic window of Spirulina major PCC 6313:
- a CDS encoding phytanoyl-CoA dioxygenase family protein has translation MTTSSLTSADITAFRQQGFLGPFRAFAPEDMSEIRKTLTEKVLPVPSAYSPYPTHCRHLDSETVYRVCSAPNIQAKVRSLFGSNLILWSSAIFDKAPTQGHRVDVYPWHQDLYNWNLEPMLSMTAWVAITAATAKNGCVEVIPGSHRKIIPPVRNTNPNNSSRFNGMSADSAEFDASAAVPLELEPGEFVLFNERTVHGSHPNRSRNRRIGIGVRITIPLVKTDDAFPCIPLCGQDEMGFNAYQEPPQGEPSDRWEQTLQLGDAFEFDRPAPGLGWHLPERDGKQHFAWTAQEDCWLDLLPATGGKRKLRCEALHMIRAECWQKLEIQVNEKRLRLRQCQDGRLFVAEGIVPAVEAGKRLRVTLRVKHPTRPCDLNPESSDNRLLGLGISRIILIDGE, from the coding sequence ATGACGACAAGCTCTCTAACTTCTGCTGATATTACCGCTTTTCGGCAACAAGGATTTCTAGGACCTTTCCGAGCGTTTGCGCCTGAGGATATGTCTGAAATCCGCAAGACTCTAACGGAAAAGGTGCTGCCTGTGCCGAGTGCTTACTCTCCCTATCCAACCCACTGCCGCCATCTGGACAGTGAAACGGTTTACCGTGTTTGTTCGGCTCCAAACATCCAAGCGAAGGTGCGATCGCTCTTTGGCTCCAACTTGATTCTTTGGTCTTCAGCAATTTTTGATAAGGCTCCTACCCAAGGGCACAGAGTGGATGTTTATCCCTGGCACCAGGATTTGTATAACTGGAATCTGGAACCGATGTTGAGCATGACAGCTTGGGTGGCAATCACGGCTGCTACTGCGAAAAATGGTTGCGTTGAAGTTATCCCTGGCTCACACCGCAAAATTATCCCACCTGTGAGAAATACCAATCCGAATAATAGTAGCCGTTTTAATGGGATGTCTGCCGATTCAGCCGAATTTGATGCCAGCGCAGCAGTACCTCTAGAGTTAGAACCGGGTGAATTCGTCCTATTCAATGAGAGAACTGTGCATGGTTCCCATCCCAATCGGAGTCGAAATCGTCGAATTGGTATTGGTGTCCGTATTACCATACCCTTGGTTAAAACCGATGATGCGTTTCCCTGTATTCCTCTCTGTGGGCAGGATGAGATGGGATTTAATGCGTATCAGGAACCGCCGCAGGGAGAACCGAGCGATCGCTGGGAGCAGACTCTTCAACTTGGCGATGCCTTTGAATTTGACCGTCCTGCCCCTGGACTGGGTTGGCATCTCCCCGAACGGGACGGAAAACAACATTTTGCTTGGACAGCGCAAGAAGACTGCTGGCTTGATTTACTGCCGGCCACAGGTGGCAAACGCAAGCTGCGCTGTGAAGCTCTGCATATGATCCGAGCAGAATGCTGGCAAAAGTTGGAGATTCAAGTCAACGAGAAACGGCTCCGGCTGCGTCAGTGCCAAGACGGCAGACTCTTCGTTGCTGAGGGTATCGTTCCGGCTGTAGAAGCAGGCAAACGACTGCGAGTAACACTACGGGTGAAGCATCCAACCCGTCCTTGTGATCTCAATCCAGAGAGTTCGGATAATCGCTTACTGGGTTTAGGCATCAGCCGAATTATCCTCATAGATGGAGAATAG
- a CDS encoding NUDIX hydrolase — MGELKKWEIVRSRLVFDNPWCRVRRDVVRLPDGTEIDDFFVNVRPDIALVVPITPDDQVICVRQYRHGVQQILLELPAGGFDPSQEDSQIAARRELEEETGYIAPDWHKLATFYDNPVKDTNAVHLFLAQNAQPTGTQALDPTETLSVELIPLHEIEQHIRDGEICVAGTVAALFLALRYL, encoded by the coding sequence ATGGGTGAGTTGAAAAAGTGGGAGATTGTGCGATCGCGCCTCGTATTTGATAATCCCTGGTGTCGCGTCCGGCGAGATGTAGTACGGCTCCCCGATGGCACAGAGATTGATGATTTTTTCGTGAATGTGCGCCCAGATATTGCCCTGGTGGTTCCCATTACCCCCGATGATCAGGTGATCTGTGTGCGGCAATATCGCCACGGCGTGCAGCAAATCCTGCTCGAACTGCCCGCCGGAGGCTTCGATCCGAGCCAAGAAGATAGCCAGATTGCCGCCAGGCGTGAACTCGAAGAAGAAACTGGCTACATCGCCCCCGATTGGCACAAACTCGCCACCTTCTACGACAATCCCGTCAAAGACACCAACGCCGTCCACCTCTTCCTCGCCCAAAACGCCCAACCCACCGGAACCCAAGCCCTCGACCCCACCGAAACCCTCTCGGTGGAATTAATTCCCCTGCACGAGATTGAACAGCATATTCGCGATGGGGAAATCTGCGTAGCGGGGACGGTAGCGGCGTTGTTTCTGGCATTGCGGTATTTATAG